From Streptomyces sp. NBC_00370, a single genomic window includes:
- a CDS encoding carbohydrate ABC transporter permease, whose translation MALSARTAPPGLKAVRGPLGRRSQRPGAVATHRRGDAKLAWLLITPAVVGFLVFFAYPTVRGLYFSFTTFHILTPAKWVGLANFRELIHDSVFWHSLGVTAYFVAVSVVLGVLFSLITAVVLHRLTNSTVIRGLIILPFLISGVVAALVWQWMLDPQLGIISALIEKVTGQHLLFFGDSHWAVPSLAAISIWKSMGYNAVLIFAGLQTIPPTVYEAGRLDGASEMQMFRRLTVPLLRPILVMVVILTVIGSFQVFDIVQVTTKGGPANASNVLQMYIYEKAFGELDFGYASTMSLALFVMLIAITFTQMRLARANESDLS comes from the coding sequence ATGGCACTGTCAGCTCGCACTGCGCCGCCCGGCCTCAAGGCCGTACGCGGGCCCCTGGGCCGCCGCTCGCAGCGGCCGGGCGCCGTGGCCACCCACCGGCGCGGCGACGCGAAGCTGGCGTGGCTGCTCATCACCCCGGCCGTCGTCGGGTTCCTGGTCTTCTTCGCGTACCCCACCGTGCGCGGCCTCTACTTCAGCTTCACCACGTTCCACATCCTCACCCCGGCGAAGTGGGTGGGCCTCGCCAACTTCCGCGAGCTGATCCACGACAGCGTCTTCTGGCACTCGCTGGGCGTCACCGCCTACTTCGTCGCGGTCTCCGTCGTCCTCGGGGTGCTCTTCTCGCTGATCACCGCCGTCGTACTGCACCGGCTGACCAACTCCACCGTGATCCGGGGCCTGATCATCCTGCCGTTCCTGATCTCGGGCGTGGTCGCCGCCCTGGTCTGGCAGTGGATGCTCGACCCGCAGCTCGGCATCATCAGCGCGCTGATCGAGAAGGTCACCGGGCAGCATCTGCTGTTCTTCGGCGACAGCCACTGGGCGGTGCCCTCGCTCGCCGCGATCAGCATCTGGAAGTCCATGGGCTACAACGCCGTACTCATCTTCGCCGGGCTGCAGACCATCCCGCCGACGGTCTACGAGGCGGGCCGGCTCGACGGGGCGAGCGAGATGCAGATGTTCCGCAGGCTGACGGTGCCGCTGCTGCGGCCGATCCTGGTCATGGTGGTGATCCTGACCGTCATCGGATCCTTCCAGGTCTTCGACATCGTGCAGGTCACGACCAAGGGCGGCCCGGCCAACGCCTCCAACGTGCTCCAGATGTACATCTACGAGAAAGCCTTCGGGGAACTGGACTTCGGCTACGCCTCGACGATGTCGCTGGCGCTGTTCGTGATGCTCATCGCGATCACCTTCACCCAGATGCGGCTGGCCCGCGCCAACGAATCCGACCTGAGCTGA
- a CDS encoding carbohydrate ABC transporter permease, translated as MSTLSSSATTAGPRPAAGARPRFSPGKAVAWIYVVVVLVVTIFPFYWILRTAFSNNVALPTDPSSLLPVDFTVGAFKRALGLASTAEAQSQGGSGASLDTALYLRNSIVYATVQTALVVFFSAMAAYAFSRLRWKGRDAVFTVLLCALMVPGILTLLPNFVLVRNLGLMDSFAGLILPGALFSAFNVFFLRQFMLGLSTEIEEAAIVDGASRMRIFFKITLPMTAAPIATLSLLTFINTWNDYFWPLLVTNGEHARPLTLALGVFKQSSPQAAPDWAGLMAATLIAALPMLVLFMVFGRRIVNSIGFTGLK; from the coding sequence ATGTCCACCCTGTCGTCATCCGCCACGACAGCCGGGCCGCGCCCGGCAGCGGGAGCGCGCCCGCGATTCTCCCCCGGCAAGGCCGTCGCCTGGATCTATGTCGTCGTCGTGCTCGTCGTCACCATCTTCCCGTTCTACTGGATCCTGCGGACGGCCTTCTCCAACAACGTGGCCCTGCCCACGGATCCGTCGTCCCTGCTCCCCGTCGACTTCACCGTCGGCGCCTTCAAACGGGCCCTCGGCCTCGCTTCGACCGCCGAGGCCCAGTCGCAGGGCGGCTCCGGCGCCTCCCTCGACACCGCGCTCTACCTGCGCAACTCGATCGTCTACGCCACCGTCCAGACCGCGCTGGTCGTCTTCTTCTCGGCGATGGCCGCCTACGCCTTCTCCCGGCTGCGCTGGAAGGGCCGTGACGCGGTCTTCACGGTCCTGCTCTGCGCGCTGATGGTGCCCGGGATCCTCACCCTGCTGCCGAACTTCGTGCTCGTACGCAACCTCGGGCTGATGGACTCGTTCGCCGGACTGATCCTGCCGGGCGCCCTGTTCTCCGCGTTCAACGTCTTCTTCCTGCGGCAGTTCATGCTCGGGCTCTCCACCGAGATCGAGGAGGCCGCGATCGTGGACGGCGCCTCCCGGATGCGGATCTTCTTCAAGATCACCCTGCCGATGACGGCCGCCCCGATCGCGACGCTCTCCCTGCTGACGTTCATCAACACCTGGAACGACTATTTCTGGCCCCTGCTGGTCACCAACGGCGAGCACGCCAGGCCGCTGACCCTCGCCCTCGGCGTCTTCAAGCAGTCGTCCCCGCAGGCCGCGCCCGACTGGGCCGGGCTGATGGCGGCGACCCTCATCGCCGCCCTGCCGATGCTCGTGCTGTTCATGGTCTTCGGCCGCCGCATCGTCAACTCCATCGGCTTCACCGGCCTGAAGTAG
- a CDS encoding glycosyl hydrolase family 95 catalytic domain-containing protein: protein MYGSVKPVSTPDDLRLHWARPAADWNEAAPVGNGRLGAMVFGGVETARIQLNDSTLWSGTPEGPAQALDAVRAAGAGPERLAEIRAAVTAGDHPRAEALVMSFEGDYTQEFLPFADLTMRLEAAEPGSFTGRTLNLDNGVVEEEIRYGARTLRRQTWADRPAGALCVEIAVTDGQVDLALDLASPLRELHRETGESGILIGVAVPVDGAPLHEEDMAQPLRYADESTSEGPERAGYDPYAALAVRVDTDGDVTARDGGWAVRGMTRALITVASSTAGADFWSRTHTPGQDGRTRAGHRAHAATRAELALALGAEQLMTEHQRDLRALLGATSLRVGQRGSGTFDVERDLLSGADDALAATVMFQLGRYLLASASRAGAGPPANLQGIWNAELRPPWSSNYTVNINTEMNYWAAEVTGLGDCHLPLFDLLDRAAENGAPVARELYAARGWVTHHNTDMWGWSLPVGRQHGNPSWAFWLMGGAWLVQHGWDRYDFTRDADFLRERGWPLLSGQAAFCLDWLVEGDDGQLDTLPATSPENLFRSAAGTPASLTRSTTMDMGLIRALFERCLAAADVLGIDDPLCTEIRAALPRLRTPAVTEGGWLQEWATDLPEVDPAHRHMSQLVTVYPLGQIDPDTTPELAAAARTVLDRRGPGAMGWSWAWKIALRARLGDGDIARDLFLEAVRPLSYDPAEHAPVDGSRWGGLLPNLFSSHPPFQIDGNLGFTAALAELVVQSHGETITLLPALPARWPAGQARGLRCRGGLETDLDWQDGTLTSVTVRRISGDGTSPVRLRHGDALVSVRIAAGQEIVLDGKLAPAC, encoded by the coding sequence ATGTACGGATCTGTGAAACCCGTCAGCACCCCCGACGATCTGCGGCTCCACTGGGCACGGCCCGCCGCCGACTGGAACGAGGCGGCGCCCGTCGGCAACGGCAGGCTCGGTGCCATGGTCTTCGGCGGCGTCGAAACCGCCAGGATCCAGCTCAACGACTCGACCCTCTGGTCCGGCACCCCCGAAGGCCCGGCGCAGGCCCTGGACGCGGTGCGCGCCGCCGGTGCGGGACCCGAACGGCTCGCCGAGATCCGCGCCGCCGTCACGGCGGGCGACCACCCGCGCGCCGAAGCCCTGGTGATGTCCTTCGAAGGCGACTACACCCAGGAGTTCCTGCCCTTCGCCGACCTCACCATGAGGCTCGAAGCGGCGGAGCCCGGCAGCTTCACGGGCCGCACCCTCAACCTCGACAACGGTGTCGTCGAGGAGGAGATCCGGTACGGCGCCCGGACCCTGCGCCGACAGACCTGGGCCGACCGGCCCGCCGGCGCCCTGTGCGTCGAGATCGCCGTGACGGACGGTCAGGTCGACCTGGCCCTGGACCTCGCCAGCCCGCTGCGCGAACTCCACCGCGAGACGGGGGAGTCGGGCATCCTCATCGGTGTGGCCGTCCCGGTCGACGGCGCGCCGCTGCACGAGGAGGACATGGCCCAACCGCTGCGGTACGCCGACGAGTCGACGTCCGAGGGCCCCGAGCGCGCGGGCTACGACCCGTACGCGGCGCTCGCCGTCCGTGTCGACACCGACGGCGACGTCACGGCGCGGGACGGCGGTTGGGCCGTGCGCGGGATGACCCGCGCACTGATCACCGTCGCCTCCTCCACGGCGGGCGCCGACTTCTGGTCCCGTACGCACACCCCCGGCCAGGACGGCAGGACCCGCGCCGGCCACCGCGCGCACGCGGCCACCCGGGCCGAACTTGCCCTCGCCTTGGGCGCCGAGCAGCTCATGACGGAGCATCAGCGGGACCTGCGCGCACTGCTCGGCGCCACCTCGCTGCGCGTCGGACAGCGCGGGAGCGGCACCTTCGACGTCGAGCGCGATCTCCTCTCCGGCGCGGACGACGCGCTCGCCGCCACGGTGATGTTCCAGCTCGGCCGCTATCTGCTGGCCTCCGCGTCACGCGCGGGCGCGGGGCCGCCCGCCAACCTCCAGGGCATCTGGAACGCAGAACTGCGGCCGCCCTGGTCGTCCAACTACACCGTCAACATCAACACGGAGATGAACTACTGGGCCGCCGAGGTGACCGGACTCGGTGACTGCCATCTGCCGCTGTTCGACCTGCTGGACCGGGCGGCGGAGAACGGCGCCCCGGTCGCCCGCGAGCTGTACGCGGCCCGTGGCTGGGTCACCCACCACAACACCGACATGTGGGGCTGGTCCCTGCCGGTCGGCAGGCAACACGGCAACCCCTCTTGGGCATTCTGGTTGATGGGCGGTGCCTGGCTGGTCCAACACGGCTGGGACCGCTACGACTTCACCCGCGACGCGGACTTTCTGCGCGAGCGCGGCTGGCCGCTGCTGAGCGGCCAGGCGGCCTTCTGTCTCGACTGGCTGGTCGAGGGCGACGACGGACAGCTCGACACCCTCCCCGCAACCTCGCCCGAGAACCTCTTCCGCTCGGCCGCCGGCACCCCCGCGTCCCTGACCCGCTCGACCACCATGGACATGGGCCTGATCAGGGCCCTGTTCGAGCGCTGTCTGGCCGCGGCCGACGTGCTCGGCATCGACGACCCGCTCTGTACGGAGATCAGGGCGGCGCTGCCCCGGCTGCGCACCCCCGCCGTCACCGAGGGCGGCTGGCTCCAGGAGTGGGCGACCGACCTGCCCGAGGTCGACCCGGCGCACCGGCACATGTCACAGCTGGTCACCGTCTACCCGCTCGGCCAGATCGACCCGGACACCACCCCCGAACTCGCCGCGGCGGCCCGCACGGTGCTCGACCGGCGCGGGCCGGGCGCGATGGGCTGGTCCTGGGCGTGGAAGATCGCGCTGCGCGCCCGCCTCGGCGACGGCGACATCGCCAGGGACCTCTTCCTGGAAGCCGTACGCCCGCTGTCGTACGACCCGGCGGAACACGCCCCGGTCGACGGCTCGCGGTGGGGCGGTCTGCTGCCGAACCTCTTCAGCAGCCATCCGCCCTTCCAGATCGACGGGAACCTCGGCTTCACCGCCGCCCTCGCCGAACTCGTCGTGCAGAGCCACGGCGAGACAATCACCCTGCTTCCCGCCCTGCCCGCGCGATGGCCGGCGGGACAGGCGCGCGGGCTGCGCTGCCGGGGCGGTCTGGAGACCGACCTCGACTGGCAGGACGGCACGCTCACTTCGGTGACCGTCCGCCGGATCTCCGGCGACGGGACGAGCCCGGTCCGGCTGCGCCACGGGGACGCGCTGGTCTCGGTCCGGATCGCGGCCGGCCAGGAGATCGTCCTCGACGGGAAGCTGGCGCCCGCATGCTGA
- a CDS encoding acetylxylan esterase encodes MLSDLDLPGLHAYRSGYREPEGFDAFWGATLTEARAAGGDPVLTPVRTELRTVEVYDLVFAGYGGHPVHAWLRLPAERGGPLPAVVQFHGYGSGRGGPYDDLVWASAGYAHLLMDTRGQGGAHAGGDTADPVGSGPAYPGFLTRGVEDKETYYYRRVFTDAVRAIDAVRTLDTVDPARVAVTGNSQGAGIALAAAGLVPDLAAGHFQAPFLTDIRRALAVTGTFPYAELTGYLGARRHAADAVLSTLGYFDGVGFARRAQAPGHFSTGLMDDICPPSTAFGAYHAYRGPKSIRTWEFNGHEAGGAQDVADALAAFRSAPAQEIEER; translated from the coding sequence ATGCTGAGCGACCTGGACCTGCCGGGGCTGCACGCGTACCGCAGCGGCTACCGGGAACCCGAGGGCTTCGACGCGTTCTGGGGCGCCACGCTCACCGAGGCGCGCGCGGCGGGCGGCGACCCGGTGCTGACGCCCGTCCGCACCGAACTGCGCACGGTAGAGGTGTACGACCTGGTCTTCGCCGGTTACGGCGGGCACCCCGTGCACGCCTGGCTGCGGCTGCCCGCCGAGCGCGGGGGCCCGCTGCCCGCCGTCGTGCAGTTCCACGGGTACGGCAGCGGCCGGGGCGGCCCGTACGACGACCTGGTGTGGGCCAGTGCCGGTTACGCGCACCTGCTGATGGACACGCGCGGCCAGGGCGGCGCGCACGCGGGCGGCGACACCGCCGACCCGGTCGGCAGCGGCCCGGCGTACCCGGGCTTCCTCACCCGGGGCGTCGAGGACAAGGAGACGTATTACTACCGGCGGGTCTTCACCGACGCGGTCCGCGCGATCGACGCGGTACGCACCCTGGACACCGTCGACCCGGCGCGGGTCGCCGTCACCGGCAACAGCCAGGGCGCGGGCATCGCGCTCGCCGCCGCCGGTCTGGTGCCGGACCTGGCGGCCGGACACTTCCAGGCGCCGTTCCTGACCGACATCCGCCGCGCGCTCGCCGTCACCGGCACCTTCCCCTATGCCGAACTCACCGGCTACCTCGGCGCGCGCCGGCATGCCGCGGACGCCGTCCTCAGCACGCTCGGCTACTTCGACGGCGTCGGCTTCGCCCGCAGGGCCCAGGCGCCCGGCCACTTCTCCACCGGGCTGATGGACGACATCTGCCCGCCGTCCACCGCCTTCGGCGCCTACCACGCCTACCGGGGGCCCAAGTCGATCCGTACGTGGGAGTTCAACGGACACGAGGCGGGCGGCGCGCAGGACGTGGCCGACGCGCTCGCCGCCTTCCGCTCCGCACCGGCCCAGGAAATCGAGGAACGATGA
- a CDS encoding ABC transporter substrate-binding protein, producing MTIRFTRRVRAKLTAGLVLSATAALLSGCGADAGPAGRTTLNWWTWDDKQAAGYQECATAFEAANPGVTVKISQYDSADYFTKLLAGFVAGTAPDAFMNSVQYLQQYASLKQLMPLDELMKKTHFDIGKFSVGVDAWKYTDGKQYGLPMDWASAALYFNEDMLKKAGYTPADVRALNWNPDDGGTFQKMVAHLTVDKKGVRGDQPGFDKKHVKTYGIGTMATKDFTGQTTWSPFVSSLGWRLGDKPSWPGKFDYADPRFVRTMNYFRQLTDRGFAPKDGEFASAGNTPSGTDMIGSGKVAIYPGGSWEATQFAQLPKLKVGISPNVAGPGGKRGTSSNSNGNVIWTGTKHPALTWKWVSYMGSEACQSKASASGSFFPSIPASMDASARSMATKGVDLSVFIKAEKDGELLAYPPYANGTAIGSVLEPMFQNFFAHDANDEIFKDMTQQTKKLLAVKD from the coding sequence ATGACGATCCGGTTCACACGACGCGTACGGGCCAAGCTCACCGCCGGCCTGGTCCTCTCGGCGACCGCCGCACTGCTCAGCGGCTGCGGCGCGGACGCGGGTCCGGCGGGCCGGACCACACTCAACTGGTGGACCTGGGACGACAAACAGGCGGCCGGCTACCAGGAGTGCGCGACCGCCTTCGAGGCGGCCAACCCCGGGGTCACGGTGAAGATCTCGCAGTACGACAGCGCGGACTACTTCACCAAACTGCTGGCGGGCTTCGTCGCGGGCACCGCGCCGGACGCGTTCATGAACAGCGTCCAGTACCTCCAGCAGTACGCCTCGCTGAAGCAGCTGATGCCGCTGGACGAGCTGATGAAGAAGACCCACTTCGACATCGGCAAGTTCTCGGTCGGTGTGGACGCGTGGAAGTACACCGACGGCAAGCAGTACGGGCTGCCCATGGACTGGGCGTCCGCCGCGCTCTACTTCAACGAGGACATGCTGAAGAAGGCCGGCTACACCCCCGCCGACGTCAGGGCGCTCAACTGGAACCCGGACGACGGCGGTACGTTCCAGAAGATGGTCGCCCATCTGACCGTCGACAAGAAGGGCGTGCGCGGCGACCAGCCGGGCTTCGACAAGAAGCACGTCAAGACCTACGGCATCGGGACGATGGCCACGAAGGACTTCACGGGCCAGACCACCTGGAGCCCGTTCGTCTCGTCGCTCGGCTGGCGGCTCGGTGACAAGCCGTCCTGGCCCGGCAAGTTCGACTACGCCGACCCGCGCTTCGTGCGGACGATGAACTACTTCCGGCAGCTCACGGACCGTGGATTCGCCCCGAAGGACGGCGAGTTCGCCTCGGCGGGCAACACCCCCAGCGGTACGGACATGATCGGCTCGGGCAAGGTGGCGATCTACCCGGGCGGCTCCTGGGAGGCCACCCAGTTCGCCCAGCTCCCGAAGCTCAAGGTCGGTATCTCGCCGAACGTGGCCGGCCCTGGCGGCAAGCGCGGCACGAGCAGCAACTCCAACGGGAACGTCATCTGGACCGGCACCAAGCACCCCGCGTTGACCTGGAAGTGGGTCTCCTACATGGGTTCGGAGGCGTGCCAGTCCAAGGCGTCGGCGTCCGGCAGCTTCTTCCCCTCCATCCCGGCTTCCATGGACGCTTCGGCGAGGTCCATGGCGACGAAGGGGGTCGACCTGTCGGTCTTCATCAAGGCGGAGAAGGACGGTGAACTCCTGGCCTACCCGCCCTACGCGAACGGCACGGCCATCGGCTCGGTGCTGGAGCCGATGTTCCAGAACTTCTTCGCGCACGACGCGAACGACGAGATATTCAAGGACATGACCCAGCAGACCAAGAAGCTCCTGGCCGTGAAGGACTAG